A window of the Arachis duranensis cultivar V14167 chromosome 5, aradu.V14167.gnm2.J7QH, whole genome shotgun sequence genome harbors these coding sequences:
- the LOC107487739 gene encoding isoflavone 2'-hydroxylase-like has product MMELSYYNSLLLFVVFIASYKLFTKRFKNLPPSPPSLPLIGNLHLLKPPVFRTFYALSQKYGPIFSFRFGSQLSVVVSSASLAEECFTKNDIVLANRFRSAKTKHLTYNNTVVITSPYGDHWRNLRRICSLEILSTQRLNSFTGIRRDETARLVRSLSEGLCEGFTRVEVRSKLTELTFNTIMRMVSGKRYYGEECDGTSAEEAKKFRDVMDDMAKFGLSSNLGDFVPVVRLFDFSGDNRKLQIIGEKMDALFQGLIDEHRSKKESSNTMIDHLLSFQESQPEYYTDQIIKGLIMAMMVAGTETSAITIEWALSNLLNHPQVLEKARMELDTHVGQDRLLEEDDLTKLTYLHNIISETLRLYPAAPMLLPHLSAQDCTLGGYHVPRNTLVFVNAWAIHRDPDLWAQSSTFMPQRFENADANNNPYGFMPFGMGRRACPGSGLAQRTLGLTLGSLIQCFDWKRIGEEEVDMTEGHGTLMSKAIPLEAQCKARPIITKIFSQ; this is encoded by the exons ATGATGGAACTTTCTTATTATAACTCTCTTCTTCTGTTCGTTGTTTTCATCGCTTCTTACAAGCTATTCACAAAGAGATTCAAAAACCTACCACCATCTCCACCGTCTCTTCCTCTAATCGGCAACCTCCACCTCCTGAAACCACCCGTTTTCCGCACCTTCTACGCCTTATCACAAAAATACGGTCCCATTTTCTCGTTCCGCTTCGGTTCCCAACTCTCCGTGGTCGTTTCCTCCGCCTCCTTGGCCGAAGAATGTTTTACCAAAAACGACATCGTCCTCGCGAACCGTTTCCGTTCCGCCAAGACCAAGCACCTAACCTACAACAACACCGTGGTGATAACTTCGCCGTACGGCGACCACTGGCGCAACCTCCGCCGCATCTGCTCCCTGGAGATCCTCTCCACTCAGCGTCTCAACTCTTTTACGGGAATCCGAAGGGACGAAACGGCGAGGTTGGTTCGGAGCTTGAGTGAGGGGTTATGCGAGGGCTTCACGAGAGTTGAAGTGAGATCGAAATTGACGGAGCTAACGTTCAACACGATCATGAGAATGGTGAGTGGGAAACGGTACTACGGGGAAGAATGCGATGGTACGAGTGCGGAGGAGGCGAAGAAGTTCAGGGATGTGATGGATGATATGGCGAAGTTCGGATTGAGTTCGAATCTTGGGGATTTTGTGCCTGTGGTTCGGTTGTTCGATTTCAGTGGTGATAATAGAAAACTCCAAATAATTGGTGAGAAGATGGATGCTCTGTTCCAAGGGCTGATCGATGAGCATAGAAGCAAGAAGGAAAGTTCAAACACCATGATAGATCACTTGCTCTCCTTTCAAGAATCTCAACCAGAGTATTACACCGATCAAATTATCAAAGGGCTTATCATG GCCATGATGGTAGCTGGAACAGAGACTTCGGCTATAACAATAGAATGGGCATTGTCGAATCTGTTAAACCATCCACAAGTGTTGGAGAAAGCAAGGATGGAGTTGGACACTCATGTTGGACAAGACAGGCTCTTAGAAGAAGACGACCTTACCAAATTAACCTACCTTCATAACATAATCTCTGAGACTTTGAGACTCTACCCTGCAGCGCCAATGCTATTGCCTCATCTCTCCGCTCAGGACTGCACCCTTGGAGGCTACCATGTGCCACGTAATACTCTGGTTTTTGTCAATGCGTGGGCCATCCATCGGGACCCGGACTTGTGGGCCCAATCTTCAACTTTCATGCCTCAAAGATTTGAGAATGCTGACGCCAACAATAACCCTTATGGCTTCATGCCGTTTGGGATGGGGAGGAGGGCGTGTCCTGGCTCCGGCCTGGCCCAGAGAACCCTGGGCTTGACTTTGGGCTCTTTGATACAATGCTTTGATTGGAAGCGGATTGGGGAGGAAGAAGTTGACATGACAGAAGGACACGGAACTCTGATGTCAAAGGCTATTCCATTGGAGGCCCAATGTAAAGCCCGTCCAATCATCACCAAGATTTTCTCTCAATGA
- the LOC107487737 gene encoding probable receptor-like protein kinase At5g24010 translates to MEILHQHHKFHASVCVVLFLLLLLLQFQSLAFTVPDKFFINCGSDTDVTDNNTGRIFIGERETEMEASSSVGFIFPKHGSTSEKERNHSPTPPLYQTARLFHAESEYKFRIEKHGYHLLRLHFFAFSSSEGNLSSSLFNVSVPGFFLLNNFNPQYNKTLIEEFFLSINTNNFRITFSPIHPNPAFLNAIELFLLPNTFIPKGRFYDHNSMVFHTSYRLNVGGSDVNTVNDSLWRNWQIDDHPSAGHKFQNTSPIHEGNYATLAPNLVYQSARVMNSSKNHSKLSNITWQLDVKKNAKYLVQLDFCHIIGTPVLKNSHFNLYFDNNLSHRITPYDHFNQTCVPFRLESVVDSDDSGVFKISIGPAQNSPHKYAYLNGLELMEIVEKTSPGPMPEVKQNRPSHSHSHWYWRLLVHLKLLAILGAVALVSFIAVVFFVCLKPKKPKHDQSVDWLPMEKKRGGGSSHSHSRYGSSHGSSSSSSSRSHVPNLNKIPFDELQVATNNFDQNWVIGKGCFGIVYKGLLNNGLRVAVKRSEPGLLQQQDLLDLEAEINILLRIRHRHLVSLIGYCDEKSEMILVYEYMEKGTLRDHLYSSKLCWIQRLEICIGAARGLNYLHKGSSCRGISNVHSHVKCSNILLDENNVAKFSDFGLSRKVGPFDENMKCDVYSFGVVLVEVVCGRVAMDANYLAAEWGSICKKKGRLEEIVDPCIKCEIDGESLRKFGETVEKCLRKKPFDRPCMGDVLWDLEYALQLQRGAIQSNPHSNTIASSKTQELAILKHDQLNTPVNYYSGL, encoded by the coding sequence atggaaATTCTTCATCAGCACCATAAATTTCATGCATCTGTTTGCGTAGtcctgtttcttcttcttctgcttctgcaGTTCCAATCATTGGCCTTCACAGTCCCAGATAAGTTCTTCATCAATTGTGGCTCGGATACCGATGTTACAGACAACAATACTGGTCGAATTTTCATTGGAGAAagagaaacagaaatggaagcATCTTCTTCTGTTGGTTTCATCTTCCCAAAACATGGTAGCACCAGCGAGAAAGAGAGAAACCATTCACCAACACCTCCTCTGTATCAAACAGCAAGGCTTTTCCATGCTGAATCTGAATACAAGTTCAGAATTGAAAAGCATGGGTATCATCTTCTGCGCCTCCATTTCTTTGCTTTCTCTTCTTCGGAAGGTAAcctctcctcttctctcttcaaTGTCTCTGTTCCCGGCTTCTTCCTTTTGAACAATTTCAATCCTCAATACAACAAAACCTTAATAGAGGAGTTCTTTTTGAGCATCAACACCAACAACTTCCGAATCACTTTCTCTCCTATTCATCCAAATCCTGCATTTCTAAATGCAATAGAACTCTTCCTTCTCCCCAATACTTTCATCCCAAAAGGAAGATTTTATGACCACAACAGCATGGTGTTCCATACGAGTTACAGGCTCAACGTTGGAGGCTCTGATGTCAACACGGTGAATGACTCGTTGTGGAGAAACTGGCAAATTGATGATCATCCTTCTGCTGGACACAAATTTCAAAATACTAGTCCAATTCACGAAGGAAACTATGCTACTCTTGCCCCTAATCTTGTTTACCAGAGCGCAAGAGTGATGAATAGTTCAAAGAATCACTCAAAACTTTCCAATATAACATGGCAACTTGATGTTAAGAAAAATGCTAAGTATCTTGTTCAGCTTGATTTCTGTCATATTATTGGAACTCCGGTTCTGAAAAATTCACACTTCAATCTTTACTTCGATAATAACTTGAGTCACCGGATCACTCCTTATGATCACTTCAACCAAACTTGTGTTCCTTTTCGTTTGGAATCTGTGGTTGATTCGGATGACTCTGGAGTTTTCAAAATCAGCATAGGACCTGCCCAGAATTCTCCACATAAATATGCTTATCTGAATGGCCTGGAACTAATGGAAATCGTTGAGAAAACAAGTCCAGGTCCTATGCCAGAAGTAAAACAGAATCGTCCTTCGCATTCTCATTCCCATTGGTATTGGCGTTTGCTTGTGCATTTGAAACTGTTGGCGATTCTCGGAGCTGTGGCTTTGGTTTCATTTATAGCAGTTGTGTTCTTTGTGTGTCTGAAACCCAAGAAACCGAAGCATGACCAAAGTGTTGATTGGTTGCCAATGGAGAAAAAGAGAGGAGGAGGAAGCTCACACTCTCATAGCAGATATGGTAGCAGCCATggctcatcatcatcatcatcttcacgTTCACATGTCCCAAACTTAAACAAGATCCCTTTCGATGAACTCCAAGTTGCTACCAACAACTTCGACCAGAATTGGGTAATTGGAAAGGGTTGTTTTGGAATTGTATACAAAGGACTTCTCAACAATGGACTGAGGGTGGCAGTGAAAAGAAGCGAACCAGGGTTGCTACAACAACAAGACCTCTTGGATTTGGAAGCGGAGATCAATATTCTGTTGAGAATTCGCCATCGCCACCTTGTTTCCTTGATCGGATATTGCGACGAGAAGTCAGAGATGATCCTTGTTTATGAGTACATGGAGAAAGGGACACTGAGGGATCATTTATACAGTTCCAAGTTGTGTTGGATTCAGAGGCTTGAGATTTGCATTGGAGCCGCGAGAGGACTGAATTATCTTCACAAAGGTTCTTCCTGCAGAGGAATCAGCAATGTTCATAGCCATGTGAAATGTAGTAACATATTGTTAGATGAGAATAATGTGGCTAAGTTTTCTGATTTTGGGCTTTCAAGAAAAGTAGGCCCTTTTGATGAGAACATGAAATGTGATGTGTATTCCTTTGGAGTAGTACTTGTTGAGGTGGTGTGTGGAAGGGTGGCTATGGATGCAAACTACTTGGCTGCTGAATGGGGAAGTATTTGCAAGAAGAAAGGGAGATTGGAAGAAATAGTTGATCCTTGCATAAAGTGTGAAATAGATGGAGAGTCTCTCAGAAAGTTTGGTGAGACTGTGGAAAAGTGTTTGAGAAAGAAGCCTTTTGATAGGCCTTGTATGGGTGATGTCTTGTGGGACTTGGAGTATGCATTGCAGCTTCAGAGAGGGGCAATTCAGTCAAATCCACATAGTAATACTATTGCTTCTTCTAAGACTCAAGAATTGGCCATTCTCAAGCATGATCAATTGAATACACCAGTCAACTATTATTCTGGTTTGTAA
- the LOC107487713 gene encoding isoflavone 3'-hydroxylase-like yields MVRADAAVNIKVLQNATAAHFGFRPTYRRVWMAKQKAVAVIYGDWDESYNELPRWVLGVQLTMPGTVAVLRTCPVRIKKARKEIDTQIGQDRIVDESDITNTRLPYLQNIVNETFRLHPAAPLLVPHYSSEDCTLEGYKVPQNTIVLVNAWAIHRDPKVWSDDSTQFKPERFEKEGEANNLLTFGMGRRACPGANLAQRTVTLTLGLLIQCFQWKRITSQKIDMTEDKGLTMPKKIPLETMCRLCDEQFATRIFYSKTLTRDPS; encoded by the exons ATGGTTAGGGCTGATGCAGCTGTGAACATCAAGGTGCTTCAAAATGCCACGGCCGCACACTTTGGGTTCAGGCCTACGTACAGGAGGGTATGGATGGCGAAGCAGAAGGCCGTTGCCGTCATATATGGGGACTGGGACGAGTCGTACAATGAGCTCCCTAGGTGGGTTTTAGGAGTTCAGCTGACGATGCCCGGCACTGTAGCCGTCCTCAGGACTTGCCCTGTTCGA ataaaaaaggcaAGAAAAGAAATAGACACACAAATTGGACAAGATCGCATTGTTGACGAATCTGACATTACAAACACAAGACTCCCTTACCTTCAAAACATTGTCAATGAGACATTTCGAttgcatcctgcagcaccattATTGGTACCACATTACTCTTCTGAAGATTGCACCCTAGAAGGATATAAGGTACCACAAAACACAATAGTATTAGTGAATGCTTGGGCTATTCATAGAGATCCCAAAGTGTGGAGTGACGACTCTACACAATTTAAGCCTGAGAGGTTTGAGAAAGAAGGTGAAGCAAATAATCTACTTACATTTGGAATGGGAAGAAGAGCTTGTCCAGGAGCCAATTTAGCACAACGTACAGTCACATTGACTTTAGGCTTATTGATTCAATGTTTTCAGTGGAAACGAATAACATCTCAAAAAATTGATATGACCGAAGATAAAGGACTTACCATGCCAAAGAAAATTCCCTTAGAAACTATGTGTAGGTTGTGTGATGAGCAATTTGCAACTAGGATTTTTTATTCGAAAACATTAACGCGAGATCCTAGTTAA
- the LOC107487681 gene encoding uncharacterized protein LOC107487681, whose protein sequence is MASEESFLVLVHYRGSIKRKTRSGVKFTDKDPLCIIVTPTTTYDALVSSVLEKLGLEGVKRVKKFFYRIPTAVLHDTVKFDCFTIGSDEDLQVMFLSRRQFPEVRTPELLAKLVDVVSSSGGSNRNANTIVAVAGSSSRPAVASSSAPVYEPPMQPVASPSFAVDLSGNVGDDVRYGEHIPTEVHCPTPAGVGDGLFDDPDDDEVEPDMIADESGDDVGTTVPTRATGGCSSGTQQYPPHFSSLDLDAMRQDDNALQASGFGARDTEGSADMNEFQVGQQFQDKDEALLSVKTYSIDKPHL, encoded by the coding sequence atggctagtgaggagagtttCCTAGTTCTGGTACATTACAGAGGGTCGATTAAGAGAAAAACTCGGTCCGGCGTGAAGTTCACTGATAAGGATCCCCTATGTATTATCGTGACGCCAACAACCACCTACGATGCTCTTGTTAGCTCTGTGCTGGAGAAGCTTGGTCTTGAAGGAGTTAAAAGGGTCAAGAAGTTTTTCTACCGCATTCCAACAGCGGTGCTCCATGACACCGTGAAGTTTGATTGTTTCACAATCGGTAGTGACGAGGACTTGCAGGTTATGTTTCTTTCTCGTAGGCAGTTTCCCGAGGTAAGGACACCAGAGCTGTTGGCAAAGTTGGTTGATGTGGTATCTAGCTCGGGTGGTTCGAACCGGAATGCCAATACTATAGTCGCGGTTGCCGGCTCGAGCTCGAGACCTGCTGTTGCTTCATCCTCTGCTCCTGTGTATGAGCCACCGATGCAGCCTGTTGCGTCCCCTTCGTTTGCCGTTGATCTGAGCGGCAATGTTGGAGACGATGTTCGGTATGGGGAACATATTCCCACCGAGGTACATTGTCCCACACCGGCTGGTGTTGGTGATGGTTTGTTTGATGATCCAGATGACGATGAGGTGGAGCCGGATATGATCGCTGATGAAAGCGGAGATGATGTTGGAACTACTGTTCCGACAAGGGCTACAGGTGGATGTAGTTCTGGCACACAGCAGTATCCACCCCATTTTTCCTCATTGGACCTGGATGCCATGCGGCAGGACGACAATGCTCTGCAGGCCTCAGGATTTGGTGCTAGAGATACCGAGGGGTCTGCCGATATGAACGAGTTCCAGGTTGGCCAACAGTTTCAGGATAAAGATGAGGCGCTGTTGAGTGTGAAGACGTACAgtattgacaaaccccatttgtag
- the LOC107487738 gene encoding uncharacterized protein LOC107487738, which translates to MVGQEQWKKPSRSDEVVDPDEQARIADQIRAQFEALAPKRPIKPNRSEPDQDPTVDLHVTNSIPELHKLHSLQSQSHDIVCKEGWADAQDEFVETEYYNKLASIDKQHHATGTGFINVVTEGGYEIQNHVIAAHETKPAGPGYKCNPATNDWLPNLHDPQHHQVFTSSKPNRSDSS; encoded by the exons ATGGTGGGGCAGGAGCAATGGAAGAAGCCCAGTAGAAGCGACGAGGTTGTTGACCCTGATGAGCAAGCGAGGATCGCTGATCAGATCAGAGCTCAATTCGAAGCCTTGGCTCCCAAACGACCCATCAAACCCAACAGAAGCGAACCAGATCAAGACCCCACCGTTGACCTCCATGTCACTAATTCCATACCCGAGCTACACAAGCTTCATTCTCTCCAGTCTCAATCTCAT GATATAGTTTGTAAGGAGGGGTGGGCAGATGCGCAGGATGAGTTTGTGGAAACCGAGTATTACAACAAGTTAGCATCTATTGACAAACAGCATCACGCC ACAGGGACTGGGTTTATAAATGTGGTCACGGAAGGAGGTTATGAGATACAGAACCATGTAATCGCTGCTCATGAAACTAAGCCAGCAGGACCAGGCTACAAATGCAACCCTGCCACTAATGACTGGCTTCCCAATCTTCATGATCCACAACACCATCAA GTGTTCACCTCATCCAAGCCAAATCGGAGCGACAGTTCTTAA